GCGAATTTTGACGGCGAGGTAGTTCAGCGTGTCGCGGTGCTCGGTAAAGATGATCAGCTTGCGCCGGCGCCCGTCGGCATCGTGCATCTCGGGCGTGTCCTGCAGCAGACGGGACAGCTCGTCCCATTTACGGTCCTGGCCGGAATGGACGACCTGCCGCGCCTGTTCCTCCAGACCTTCAAGGATGGTGATCTCGGCTTCGAGTTCCTGGATGGTCTGCGCCGCAGTGGCCTGGTCGACGACGGATTCTTCGAAGTTCTCGTAGTCTTCGGGAGACAAGGCATCGGCCGACTCCCAGATGTCTTCGGGGGCGCCGTTGCTGTCGGCCAGCGTTTCGGCCAGCGACCTGCCGCGGCTTCCCAGCTTCTCTTCCTCGAGGCGGCGCTTGAGCTTGTTGCGCCGGCGTTTGAGCGACTGGTAGATGGCCTCGGGGCTGGAGGCGAGTCGGCGCTGCAATGAGGTCAGCGCGAAGCCGACGGTACCCTTACGCCCGCCATCGGCCAACTGGTCGGCTTTGGCGAACTCGGTCTTTACATAGTCGGTAACGGCAGCGTAGAGCGCGGCTTCGAGGTCTGACAGCCTGTAGTTGACGGTGTAGGCCCGACGCTCAGGGAACAGTGGGGTGCCGTCGAACTTGAGCAGGTCTTCCTTGACCATGCGGCGCATCAGGTCGGTGACGTCCACTTTGTGCGCGCCGTCTCGAAACTTGCCATAGAAGCGGTCGGCGTCCAGCAGCGACAGGAAGAGTTGGAAGTCTTCTTCTTTGCCGTTATGCGGCGTGGCGGTCATCAGCAGAAAGTGGCGGGTGATCGAACCCAGCAGCTCGCCAAGCTGGAAGCGCTTGGTCTTGTTGACCTTGTTGCCGAAATAGCTGGCCGAAAGCTTGTGGGCTTCATCGACGACCACCAAGTCCCAGCGCGACAGGTGGAGCTTTTCCTGCAGGTCTTCAGCACGGGCCAATTGGTCAACACGGGCGACCAGCAGGTCGATGTCTTCGAAGGGGTTGCCACTGCGGGACTGCTCGACCTGCTCGCGCGAAAACAGCGTGAACGAGAGGCCGAACTTCTCGAACATTTCGTCCTGCCACTGCTCGACCAGGCTGCCAGGCGCCACAATCAGCACGCGCTTGGCGTCTGCGCGCATCAGCAGCTCGCGGATCAAGAGGCCGGCCATGATGGTCTTGCCGGCACCGGGGTCGTCGGCCAGCACATAGCGCAGCGGCTGACGCGGCAGCATCGATTCGTAAACCGCCGTGATCTGGTGTGGCAGGGGCTCCACGTTCGACGTATGTACCGCCATCATCGGATCAAAGAGGTGAGCCAGATGAATGCGATAGGCCTCGGCGGCGAGCTTGAACCCGTCGCCCGGCGCATCGAAGGCCCAGGGTCGGCCAGCTTCCGCTAACGAAAGAATTGCCTCGTCCGTGCGGAACAGCATGCGTTCCCGCAGCTTGCCGTCAGCGGTCTTGTAGTAGACCGTCAGGGCATTGTGACCGACCGGCTCGGTGGTGACGATGCGCACGACCTGCCCCGGTTCCAAACCTGAAACAGCCGCGCCTTTCAGAATCTCTTCAAGCTTAAGAATGGTCTGTTCCCTTGTGCAATTTTGTATCGGGTCGTACACGCGACGACTCTACCACCGATTTCTGCTGTCAGCGGCATGTGGCCATTCAGATGCCGACAATTGAGGAGTTATACCACGATCACTGGCTGGCCACACAGCCAAACCCAACGATAGAGGGCATCTGTGCGAAGTGGCAGCAAATCCGGGCACCGCAGAGATGGAGGTCAACGTCGTCCAGCAATGCCATACTGCTCACCATCAGCGCGGCTGCACTTGCGGGGCTTGCCCTGGCTTGCGCCACGAGCTGGTGCATTGGTCGTTATCATGGCGGGCAGTGCAAACAGCCTCTCCGGCTCTTTGCGGTCATTCCCGATGCGCCGACCGACTACCGTCTGGCGCTGGGTAACGTCAATTCGGCATCTAACCCGCCTGCCGCTGCGGCGTCGTAGTGCAGACTTCCCCCCTGCTGGGCCAGCAGGCGGTGGCAAAGCCGGATACCCATGCCTGATCCATGCCCGGTCTGGCGGGGCAGCGAACCCTCATTCATGGCGAGAATCATGGCGGCACTGACTGGTTCCCCGCCCAGGTCGACTACGTGAAAACGGCAGGAATCTTCCCCATATCGCGCCTGCAAACGGATCGCAGCGCTGCCGTAGCGTCTGCTGTTATCGAACAGATTACGAAAAACCCGCTCCAGAGCGATGGGCCGCGCCAGAAAAGCGCCATCGGCAATCAGAACCATCTGCACCTGCAGTCCATAGCGCTCTCGCGCGATAGAAGCCATCTCCTGCAGCCATTGCGCGACCGGAATGGTCGTTTGCTTTTCCCTTTCTCCACCCTGCACCCAAGCCAGAAAATTGCCAAGTACCTCTTCCATTTCTTCGACGTCGGCAAGCATAGCGGGTTGCTCCTGCGCCCATTCTTCGGGCGGCAGATGTAGGCTCAACAGAAGGCGAGACAACGGGGTACGCAGTTCGTGAGAGATGCCAGTGAGGAGCAGTGTGCGCTCCTCGTGCAGACGATGCAGGTCTGCAGCCATGCCCGCCAGAGTACGCTCCAATTCCTGGATATCTTCGGGGGCATGTCGGCTGACGGGAT
This sequence is a window from Acidithiobacillus sp. AMEEHan. Protein-coding genes within it:
- a CDS encoding ATP-binding protein, with the translated sequence MKLRRLWPRSSVGRSLLLLSLLVLISQGSIYLLFHNYVFDPAAQRFAQLLWQVDETLVARPPTELGWSRSAHALGSIPRSYFWQEVAESFARIDKGAQLRVQEREGTLWLWLRGKQGQDWLGVPIQGVALIGNPFTFVRVLIMLFLILLGAWLIVWQINRPLARLARSAPHILRGEYPDGYPVSRHAPEDIQELERTLAGMAADLHRLHEERTLLLTGISHELRTPLSRLLLSLHLPPEEWAQEQPAMLADVEEMEEVLGNFLAWVQGGEREKQTTIPVAQWLQEMASIARERYGLQVQMVLIADGAFLARPIALERVFRNLFDNSRRYGSAAIRLQARYGEDSCRFHVVDLGGEPVSAAMILAMNEGSLPRQTGHGSGMGIRLCHRLLAQQGGSLHYDAAAAGGLDAELTLPSARR